In Polyangium spumosum, a genomic segment contains:
- a CDS encoding response regulator, which produces MRSICYRFPDPRQFEQMIGSAGDSELELGLPSGESVEDGEWVLAIFDVGPERRATSAAARASIGPEGPLLAFEPRDWRRLSDFAAIEAFHRPSSRPPPLRASQPEIELPPSLPRSWPPKGGEGAQILVVDDDPDIRDVVSAMLEAVGLVVTTRTSAEEALETVQRERFDLLVLDWNLPKMTGIELCRLIRRELNVSLPVLFLTANASSQDMVEAFASGADDYVVKPFRAPELGARIFSLLRRTIARGA; this is translated from the coding sequence GTGCGGAGCATCTGCTATCGGTTTCCCGACCCTCGGCAGTTCGAGCAGATGATCGGTTCGGCGGGGGACTCCGAGCTCGAGCTCGGCCTTCCTTCCGGCGAATCGGTGGAAGACGGCGAGTGGGTGCTCGCCATCTTCGACGTCGGTCCGGAGAGACGGGCCACGTCCGCGGCGGCGCGCGCCTCGATCGGCCCGGAGGGTCCCCTTCTCGCGTTCGAACCTCGTGACTGGCGCAGGCTCTCGGACTTCGCGGCGATCGAGGCGTTCCATCGCCCCTCGTCGCGGCCGCCGCCCCTGCGCGCCTCGCAGCCGGAGATCGAGCTGCCGCCGAGCCTGCCGCGCTCGTGGCCCCCGAAGGGCGGCGAAGGCGCGCAGATCCTCGTCGTCGACGACGACCCCGACATCCGCGACGTGGTGAGCGCGATGCTCGAAGCCGTGGGCCTCGTGGTCACGACACGCACGAGCGCCGAGGAGGCGCTCGAGACCGTGCAGCGCGAGCGCTTCGACCTGCTCGTACTCGACTGGAACCTGCCGAAGATGACGGGCATCGAGCTCTGTCGGCTGATCCGGCGCGAGCTCAACGTGAGCTTGCCGGTCCTGTTCTTGACGGCGAACGCGTCGAGCCAGGACATGGTCGAGGCGTTCGCGAGCGGCGCTGACGACTACGTGGTCAAGCCCTTCCGCGCGCCCGAGCTCGGGGCGCGTATCTTCAGCCTGCTGCGGCGGACGATAGCTCGAGGAGCGTGA
- a CDS encoding metallophosphoesterase: MQRSLLQYAIFLGVFALLVGAVHYYLWHRMLRAPALHARVQTWGKRLLVGLGVALPVALIFGRTLPRSLSALLSFVVYSWMGIAALLASALLLSEPMRAAVHALSKFSARPLDEARRMFLSRTIAGSAGMITFGLAGSGAAEALGEVAVRKVPVALRRLPKEMSAFRIVQLTDVHIGPMIGRAWLAEIVGRVNALDPHVVVITGDLVDGSVEALREHVAPLGDLRAKYGVYFVTGNHEYYSGVGPWMEELARIGVRVLHNERVTIGEGAASFDLAGVDDWTGGSYAKGHGPDLAKALAGRDPSRELVLLAHQPRQIFEAAAAGVGLQISGHTHGGQIFPATMLVRLQQPFVAGLDKLGDTQIYVSRGTGYWGPPMRVGAPAEITLLELSSAAAG; the protein is encoded by the coding sequence GTGCAGCGCTCCCTCCTCCAGTACGCGATCTTCCTCGGCGTCTTCGCCCTGCTCGTCGGCGCGGTCCACTACTACCTCTGGCACCGCATGTTGCGCGCGCCGGCGCTGCACGCGCGCGTGCAGACCTGGGGCAAGCGCCTGCTCGTCGGGCTCGGCGTCGCGCTGCCCGTGGCGCTGATCTTCGGGCGGACCTTGCCGCGCTCGTTGTCCGCGCTGCTCTCGTTCGTCGTGTACTCGTGGATGGGGATCGCCGCGCTGCTCGCCTCGGCGCTGCTCCTCAGCGAGCCCATGCGCGCCGCGGTGCACGCGCTCTCGAAGTTCTCGGCGCGCCCGCTCGACGAGGCGCGGCGCATGTTCCTCTCGCGCACGATCGCCGGTTCGGCCGGGATGATCACGTTTGGCCTCGCGGGCTCGGGCGCGGCGGAGGCGCTCGGCGAGGTCGCGGTGCGCAAGGTGCCGGTCGCGCTGCGCAGGTTGCCGAAGGAGATGTCGGCCTTCCGCATCGTGCAGCTCACGGACGTGCACATCGGCCCGATGATCGGGCGCGCGTGGCTCGCGGAGATCGTCGGCCGCGTGAACGCGCTCGATCCTCACGTCGTCGTCATCACGGGGGACCTCGTCGACGGCTCGGTCGAGGCGCTGCGCGAGCACGTCGCGCCGCTCGGGGATCTACGCGCGAAGTACGGCGTCTACTTCGTCACGGGCAACCACGAGTACTACTCGGGCGTGGGGCCGTGGATGGAGGAGCTCGCGCGGATCGGCGTGCGCGTGCTGCACAACGAGCGCGTGACGATCGGCGAGGGCGCGGCGAGCTTCGACCTCGCGGGCGTCGACGACTGGACGGGCGGCTCGTACGCGAAGGGCCACGGCCCCGACCTCGCGAAGGCGCTCGCCGGCCGTGATCCGAGCCGCGAGCTCGTCCTGCTCGCGCACCAGCCGCGCCAGATCTTCGAGGCCGCCGCGGCGGGCGTGGGCCTGCAGATCAGCGGCCACACGCACGGCGGGCAGATCTTCCCCGCGACGATGCTCGTGCGCCTGCAGCAGCCCTTCGTCGCGGGCCTCGACAAGCTCGGCGACACGCAGATCTACGTCAGCCGCGGGACGGGCTACTGGGGCCCGCCGATGCGCGTGGGCGCGCCCGCGGAGATCACGCTCCTCGAGCTATCGTCCGCCGCAGCAGGCTGA
- a CDS encoding fibronectin type III domain-containing protein, with translation MTRLSPGKLARLGIGALVLAAAVVPAQTARAVGTRTFQLDTIEELKGGDLTGVSVDSNGNVRAGLTLGSIPVQDASSVWSSVVLPDGSVLLGTGSDGKIFKVTGGKATLVATTGGMAVSSMVVAWNGDVIAGTFPDGKLYRLPAGGGNGGPAAAFGDLPGAEDVWALAFDTKNKALYVATGAEGKVFRVDQAGKAQVHFDSDEAHIVSLAVADDGALYAGSNGKGLLYKITGPGRATVAYDFDADEVKAIAFNKSGSMFVVANKMTESFAPPKRNKAGPAAPQSTKPGKPGKGALYRFGKDGIAEQLLTDNESHYVSLAVDDAGAPYVGTGAEGRIYTVDDAHVASLVADTDERQIGAIVVSGKQRFLATTDPVVFREIKGTGGADAVWTSKVLDAGLRATFGRLAWRSEGQLELSTRSGNTETPDATWSAWSAGLGAPGDVQSPPGRYVQIRARWSRDPKAVLREVTLYFVTDNARAVVTSIDATAKNSSKNSGKTGMVSSGGEAPKPSSSLKLTWKVDNPDQDELRYRVSYRLEGQSTWRSVQKPGEKLTRPELDWDTTGLPEGPYRILVEATDELANPPDRVQKHSLESATVLVDNTPPVYKALAMQGRKLKGEVVDGLGPIARIEVSIAGSDEWRPLFPSDGVLDEPAEAFDVDVSSIVPPGAHIVAVRVYDSAGNVVTRDVEAK, from the coding sequence ATGACACGCCTCTCCCCCGGAAAGCTCGCGCGCCTCGGCATCGGCGCGCTCGTCCTCGCCGCCGCCGTCGTCCCCGCGCAGACGGCCCGCGCCGTCGGCACCCGCACCTTCCAGCTCGACACGATCGAAGAGCTCAAGGGCGGCGACCTGACGGGCGTCAGCGTCGACTCCAACGGCAACGTGCGCGCGGGCCTCACGCTCGGCTCGATCCCCGTGCAGGACGCGAGCAGCGTGTGGAGCTCCGTCGTGCTGCCCGACGGCTCGGTGCTGCTCGGCACCGGCAGCGACGGCAAGATCTTCAAGGTCACGGGCGGCAAGGCCACGCTCGTCGCGACGACGGGCGGGATGGCCGTGAGCTCGATGGTCGTCGCCTGGAACGGCGACGTCATCGCAGGCACGTTCCCCGACGGCAAGCTCTACCGCTTGCCCGCGGGCGGCGGCAACGGCGGCCCCGCGGCGGCGTTTGGTGATCTGCCGGGCGCGGAGGACGTCTGGGCGCTCGCGTTCGACACGAAGAACAAGGCGCTCTACGTGGCGACCGGCGCCGAGGGCAAGGTCTTCCGCGTCGATCAAGCGGGCAAGGCGCAGGTCCACTTCGACAGCGACGAGGCGCACATCGTCTCGCTCGCGGTCGCCGACGACGGCGCGCTCTACGCGGGCTCGAACGGCAAGGGCCTGCTCTACAAGATCACGGGCCCGGGCCGCGCGACGGTCGCGTACGACTTCGACGCCGACGAGGTGAAGGCGATCGCGTTCAACAAGAGCGGCTCGATGTTCGTGGTCGCGAACAAGATGACCGAGAGCTTCGCGCCGCCGAAGCGCAACAAGGCCGGCCCCGCCGCCCCGCAGTCGACGAAGCCCGGCAAGCCCGGCAAGGGCGCGCTCTACCGCTTCGGCAAGGACGGCATCGCCGAGCAGCTCCTCACGGACAACGAGTCGCACTACGTCTCGCTCGCGGTCGACGACGCGGGCGCGCCGTACGTCGGCACGGGCGCCGAGGGCCGCATCTACACGGTGGACGACGCGCACGTCGCGAGCCTCGTGGCCGACACGGACGAGCGCCAGATCGGCGCCATCGTGGTGAGCGGCAAGCAGCGCTTCCTCGCGACCACCGACCCCGTGGTGTTCCGCGAGATCAAGGGCACGGGCGGCGCCGACGCCGTGTGGACGAGCAAGGTGCTCGACGCGGGCCTGCGCGCGACGTTCGGGCGCCTCGCGTGGCGCTCGGAGGGTCAGCTCGAGCTCTCCACGCGCAGCGGCAACACCGAGACGCCCGACGCGACGTGGAGCGCGTGGTCGGCGGGCCTCGGCGCGCCCGGCGACGTCCAGAGCCCGCCGGGCCGTTACGTGCAGATCCGCGCGCGATGGAGCCGCGACCCGAAGGCCGTGCTGCGCGAGGTCACGCTCTACTTCGTCACCGACAACGCGCGCGCGGTCGTCACGTCGATCGACGCGACGGCGAAGAACAGCAGCAAGAACAGCGGCAAGACGGGCATGGTCTCCTCGGGCGGCGAGGCGCCGAAGCCGTCGAGCTCGCTCAAGCTCACGTGGAAGGTCGACAACCCCGACCAGGACGAGCTACGTTACCGCGTCTCCTACCGCCTCGAAGGCCAGAGCACGTGGCGCAGCGTGCAGAAGCCGGGCGAGAAGCTCACGCGGCCCGAGCTCGACTGGGACACGACCGGCCTGCCCGAGGGCCCCTACCGCATCCTCGTCGAGGCGACGGACGAGCTCGCGAACCCGCCCGACCGCGTGCAGAAGCACTCGCTCGAGTCGGCCACGGTCCTCGTCGACAACACGCCGCCCGTCTACAAGGCCCTCGCGATGCAAGGCCGCAAGCTCAAGGGCGAGGTCGTCGACGGGCTCGGCCCCATCGCCCGCATCGAGGTCTCGATCGCCGGCTCCGACGAGTGGCGCCCGCTCTTCCCGAGCGACGGCGTGCTCGACGAGCCCGCGGAGGCCTTCGACGTCGACGTCAGCTCCATCGTGCCGCCCGGGGCGCACATCGTGGCCGTCCGCGTCTACGACAGCGCGGGCAACGTGGTCACGCGCGACGTCGAAGCGAAGTAA
- a CDS encoding SpoIVB peptidase S55 domain-containing protein has protein sequence MPAGLALGVITSALVGVGVAEAITDPPDTLPVSEVKPGMKGYGLTVFSGTNPERFDVEIISTLRNFRPNQDLILIKTPNHPRLEVARTVGGMSGSPIYLNGKMIGAYAYGWLFGVEPIAGVTPIKSMLDEMARPIPKAIVPLPGRSPLPSAEDEGKVKRDKHARAFRGAPEGYDLHGHATQLASRAASMLAPPEGSSLARASTPIMLGGLSGTSLRIAQNILGPMGLEPLQAGGGSSTKPAPDAPTKFVDGGAIGVEMIRGDMSAMGLGTVTRVSGDKLVAFGHPMLGGGVEALPTAVARVHWIMASQNRSFKIGEAVRSVGALVNDRQAAIVVDAGVKAPVFPMKVTIQAPGIPKPTWNMEIAHDQFLSPTFVAMAIGNAFETSASERNDLTYRATSKLKIGRWGTITLTDFGAGSGNPPGPEDFVRGRLVRAVGSLLNNPWEKVTIEGVETEVRVSYEREVVTLRGAKVLEAEIDAGSKVRIQLELQRFQGKTETKIIEVDVPKELAGRDVEIELAPGYEVERPLPSPETVAQLVANLPNQTFDPESIVASFRLRENGASYKGKLASRLPAGALDTLRSSTDSDMPEMFVAQVQTAVPLKQFMVGRDTVRVKVRDVLR, from the coding sequence GTGCCCGCGGGCCTCGCCCTCGGCGTGATCACGAGCGCCCTCGTGGGCGTCGGCGTCGCCGAGGCCATCACGGACCCGCCGGATACGTTGCCCGTCTCCGAGGTCAAACCCGGCATGAAGGGCTACGGCCTCACCGTGTTCTCAGGGACGAACCCCGAGCGCTTCGACGTGGAGATCATCTCCACGCTCCGCAATTTCCGGCCAAACCAGGATCTGATCCTGATCAAGACGCCGAACCACCCGCGCCTCGAGGTCGCCCGCACCGTCGGCGGCATGAGCGGCAGCCCCATCTACCTCAATGGCAAGATGATCGGCGCCTACGCGTACGGCTGGCTCTTCGGCGTCGAGCCCATCGCCGGCGTCACGCCCATCAAGTCGATGCTCGACGAGATGGCCCGCCCCATCCCCAAGGCCATCGTGCCGCTGCCCGGACGCAGCCCCCTGCCCTCGGCCGAGGACGAAGGAAAGGTCAAGCGCGACAAACACGCGCGCGCCTTCCGCGGCGCCCCCGAGGGGTACGACCTCCATGGGCACGCCACGCAGCTCGCCTCACGCGCGGCCAGCATGCTCGCGCCGCCCGAGGGCAGCTCGCTCGCGCGCGCGTCCACGCCCATCATGCTCGGCGGCCTCTCGGGCACGTCGCTCCGCATCGCGCAGAACATCCTCGGGCCCATGGGCCTCGAGCCGCTCCAGGCCGGCGGCGGCTCGTCGACGAAGCCCGCGCCCGACGCGCCCACGAAGTTCGTCGACGGCGGCGCGATCGGCGTCGAGATGATCCGCGGCGACATGTCCGCGATGGGCCTCGGCACGGTCACGCGCGTGAGCGGCGACAAGCTCGTCGCCTTCGGTCACCCCATGCTCGGCGGCGGCGTCGAGGCCCTGCCCACGGCCGTCGCGCGCGTGCACTGGATCATGGCGAGCCAGAACCGGAGCTTCAAGATCGGCGAGGCCGTGCGCTCCGTCGGCGCGCTCGTCAACGATCGCCAGGCCGCCATCGTCGTCGACGCGGGCGTGAAGGCGCCCGTCTTCCCGATGAAGGTCACCATCCAGGCGCCGGGCATCCCGAAGCCGACGTGGAACATGGAGATCGCGCACGACCAATTCCTCTCGCCCACGTTCGTGGCGATGGCGATCGGCAACGCGTTCGAGACCTCGGCCTCCGAGCGCAACGACCTCACCTACCGCGCCACGAGCAAGCTCAAGATCGGCCGCTGGGGCACGATCACGCTGACGGACTTCGGCGCCGGCAGCGGCAACCCGCCCGGCCCCGAGGACTTCGTGCGTGGCCGCCTCGTGCGCGCGGTCGGCTCGCTCCTCAACAACCCCTGGGAGAAGGTGACCATCGAGGGCGTCGAGACCGAGGTGCGCGTCTCCTACGAGCGCGAGGTCGTCACGCTGCGCGGCGCCAAGGTCCTCGAGGCCGAGATCGACGCGGGCTCGAAGGTGCGCATCCAGCTCGAGCTGCAGCGCTTCCAGGGCAAGACCGAGACGAAGATCATCGAGGTCGACGTGCCCAAGGAGCTCGCGGGCCGCGACGTCGAGATCGAGCTCGCCCCCGGCTACGAGGTCGAGCGCCCGCTGCCCTCGCCCGAGACCGTGGCGCAGCTCGTCGCGAACCTGCCGAACCAGACCTTCGATCCGGAGAGCATCGTCGCCTCGTTCCGGCTGCGCGAGAACGGCGCCTCCTACAAGGGCAAGCTCGCCTCGCGCCTGCCCGCCGGCGCCCTCGACACACTCCGATCGAGCACCGACTCCGACATGCCCGAGATGTTCGTCGCGCAGGTGCAGACCGCCGTGCCGCTGAAGCAGTTCATGGTCGGTCGCGACACCGTGCGCGTGAAAGTCCGTGACGTCCTTCGCTGA
- a CDS encoding Uma2 family endonuclease, which produces MTRPDVFTVDPEDPRAPPQEVWEKRIEHDRNVALYAELGIPEYFVFDRGRLNLRGHRLPSPGARAYQPIVPQGGRYASAMLGLELMLVEGRLRFVVGGTPLLESEEIIGQLETMVDGLVQRREEDERALEEARRQLREERKRVEEERKRADEAERRAAALQAEIDQLRNGKP; this is translated from the coding sequence ATGACCCGGCCGGACGTGTTCACCGTCGATCCCGAGGACCCGCGCGCTCCTCCGCAGGAGGTCTGGGAAAAGCGCATCGAACACGACCGGAACGTCGCGCTCTACGCCGAGCTCGGCATCCCGGAGTATTTCGTCTTCGATCGCGGCCGGCTGAACCTTCGGGGCCATCGGCTGCCTTCGCCGGGGGCGCGCGCGTATCAGCCCATCGTGCCACAGGGGGGTCGTTATGCGTCCGCGATGCTGGGGCTCGAGTTGATGCTCGTGGAGGGCCGCTTGCGCTTCGTGGTCGGCGGCACGCCGCTTTTGGAATCGGAGGAGATCATCGGCCAGCTCGAGACGATGGTGGACGGCCTCGTGCAACGGCGCGAGGAGGACGAACGCGCGCTCGAAGAGGCCCGGCGGCAGCTCAGGGAGGAGCGCAAGCGGGTCGAGGAGGAGCGCAAGCGCGCCGACGAAGCCGAACGTCGCGCGGCTGCGCTGCAGGCGGAGATCGATCAACTCCGCAACGGCAAGCCGTAA